From the genome of Syngnathoides biaculeatus isolate LvHL_M chromosome 4, ASM1980259v1, whole genome shotgun sequence:
GCCCTCTTTCAGGCCGATCAGATTGAGGGCAACGCCGCTGAACTGGCCCGATGCGCCGCCCTGCAGGAACATCACCTTGTAGTTGTCTGGAATGTTTCTGTGGGGGAAGTCAACAGCTCGTTGAGGACATTTACGACACGTTTGTGTGGGGGTGTGTGCACGTCTGTCTGTATGTTtatatgtgtgtggggggtgggtcTTGAGTTTCTTATAACAGCataatttgcacaattgtcacaaAATAgatatgttattattattattattatgtatcaGCATTACCAACATGTTATTGCTCAGTGCTCTCCATACAAATGGCTGTCTGTtgtccaactaccggagacaattttgtgtgttttttggtaTACTCATCCATTAAGATGATTCTGATAGTTTTTGACAttataaacaataataaaactgtacagaaaaacaaatttaaaaaaaaatacatttttgttgttttttttttattaaaaacagaaCCTACATTTTTATTAGACAACACAATAGTTTTATTGGTAATGATACaggatgtcccaaaaaaatgtatacacactgtaaataatgatatttgtaaatgattttacatgttgaaaatgattcaaattacagtataataatcatcaagtttacaattatttaaagtgtgtaaaaaaattggGATACTCTGTATTTATCAACTCTTTTTGTATCACTGctattttaataattgtcatAATATTTTGGGGTGGTTTCAAAACCAATACTGACAAACcttgttcttgttttctttacatttatcaacataatcatcttttttttttaaatacttgacCTTTTCACTTTGTCAATAGTGTcaaattttcaattaaaaaaatacttgcatCGCTCAAACCTGAATaacgttttttaaaaatcaaaaactaccttttggggtaaaaaaaaaaattgatttctcAACCTTGTTACGACCAAGTATTCTAAAAAAGTTGTATGCATTAATGCTATCAtcaacttggggaaaaaaaataatgaaaagtaatttaaaaaaattgcttttctaTAGTTTTTGCTCAAGTTGTACAATGGGACGACACTAATTCCCGTTTTTTTACTTACAGCAACTCTCGGAGGAGACTCTCTGCTTTATTTATGATTTGGATGAAATCTGACGATCTGTGGCTCATTTCTAGAGGTGTGAAGAAGGGATTTCAGCATTATTGAATTGAACAACAACAtttcgggaaaaaaaattggacaacgCAGGTGCATTTCTTCTTACCAAGAACACTGATTCCGAGGCCTCCGTAGTTGAGGAGCTCCTTCTGGGCTTGAATCAGCACCTGCAACAAGTGTTTGAAGAAAATTGCGAAATCAAGAAAACATGAGGACGCTTGGAAGATTTCCAAATATAATGAGGCTGCACAAGGGAGTCTGCCTCACGCCAGACTGCCGTCTGTGCTAATAACGTGATGGACAGAGTGAAATTACATGTGACACACTCTTGTCTTAATTCTTGATTTTAATTGGTGGAAAACATTATATTGAGATCTAATTCGAGCCTTGTGTCAAAAACTCTTCCTTTTCAAAGGTTACAAAGTCCGTTTTGATACAACTAACACTATCTGAGAAgtaataatttgtatttaaaaataaaaacaatggtaATCTTTGGGTTCATCTGTTTTACATGCACATCAAAATTGTGTGACTTTTTCCCATAATAAAATAAACGTTGAGAGAAGATACCcactttatatattatatatacacatttcatAGGCAAGTCAAACTGCTGCTACTTTGCAGGGCGAACGTGTCTGTGCGAAGACACTCAATGTAAAACGTGAATGATAAATATTAGACAACGAGTTAGACGACTGAAATTTTAATGCGTAATCGACTCGTGGGTGCCAAGTGCAAACCGCCTGAATGTGCAGTTAGCAGGTACAAATGGATCACAACCTTCCGCATGAATGAAAAGGAGGCAGGCTGATGCAACTCAGCTGCATGTTTTCAGCTTGTTGCTGAGCGATGCCAAAGTGCCCCTGCCGCTCATTCATTTAGTCAcgtgcagatttttatttttatttataagtttgtttttcaaagacACAGGCAGTACAGACGACCTACGTTTATAGTATTTGCACAATTcgaacacatgcacacagagtcTAGCAGAAAAGAATGTTGTTCCACAATGGCACATTTTCATTGATAAGCACTTCTTCACCGAGTCACGCTGGCCTgcatttccccccacccccactctttttgctattttttagtGGTTGTTTAATGACCTCAAAATCAgtttataaataaatgatactAAATTTATTGCAGTGTTTCTTATCATGATAGTACTAGGGATCCACGTCgctagccaaaaaaaaaatgaggaaaaaaagaaaaaacttacCGGCACCGGTAGTTTAGCGGGCCCGGCTCCGAAATTGATAGTTTTCTGGTTGACTTGAGGTTCCATGTTGCTAAAAAGGgccacaaaacaaaagagagaaagagagcgatAGAGAGCGCCAGTGGTTGCGATGTGGATGTTTTATCCCCAAAGGCAAAAGCTGCTGTGCAGTTTTCCGCCACCCAATGGAGGAGGACGCCAAATCAAAGGGGCGTGCACAGGTTGCCTTCAGGAGAACTCGGACATAAACACCATTATATCACGAACGGGCGATGCGTTCAGGTACACCGGCGTGGAGTCGGTTAAATTCGAGCAGGACAACGTGAGGATATTTTTTCAAGACTACTTTCTTTAGAAAAgctaatatggctcaaaatcaAACTACGATCCAAAAATACTGCTTCAATTAAATTCAGATTCATTACATAATACCTCCATTGGCTGGATTAGATTGTGTAATTGTACGTAATATGAAAAGTAATGAATGTCcctaaatccatttttcaagccacttatgctcacaagggtcatgggagtatgGTGGATGATGTTTGTAAATGAAATGTTGCTGTGTTTcggcttttgttgttttttttaggctttttgttgttgttgttgtgtttcgacttttgtttttgcagttccCAGCCGCCTTAAATATCAAATACAACCCAAGTAAACTTAAAATATTTCTAAATGGTAATAGCATTTAGTTAGAAGGGGAAAAAACTACTCAAAGTTACCTGCCACGTGGGAGAAAATCCGCACAGAcgcagtgagaacatgcaaaacaccACACAATACCATGCCGACGAGAAAAGTAATGATTTGGCTCCATTATCTACAGCTTgccattcattcatcaatttgtcCATCCATGTGCCCATCATCTCCCCCTATTCATGCACCCTTTTCTCAGTAGGTCTTGtcccattttattattattttttttttttactgattactatattgacatttttttcttcatctataGAAAAAACTATGCGAGGCAAGTTTTTACATTGCTTTATTGTGCGCTTATGTGGTTCTCGGCTCATTCACACTCTATATTTACAGAGATAAATATGCTATGTTGTTCTCAAAAGACTATACAAAGCGATAAAGCAAATTTTCAAGACAATTCCGTtcagtttgggattttttttttttttacaaacacttttacacattcCATCCTCTTCATATGACATTGTCAAATAATGTGCGTTTCGGTAAAACAGTAGGCTACTATGACAATGCAgataaatgaaaaggaaaaaagaaaaacattctgcGAGGTTCTTGCAAGGTCGGGGATGCAaagtccaaaataaaaatacacacggCAGAAGTAggacaaaaattaaaacaagtgCGGTGATTAACATACGGAGGCTTCACAAGCGTGTGTGTTAGAGTGTGGATGAAGTCTGCAGTGGTCATAAGACTGGCTCCATGGTCCGTGTGGAGTCTTTTTATCGGGACGGGAGATTGTTTGGGCAGGTGGGCTGGGCTCAGATGTTGAAGCTCTCCCCGCAGCCACACGTGCCCTTAATGTTGGGGTTGTTGAAGACAAATTCGCTGGACAGTTTGGACTCCACAAAGTCCATCTCGGTTCCCAGGAGAGTCAGCTGGGCTTTCTTCGCGATGAACACCCGCACGCCTGGCGCAGTGCAAAAAGAAGCCCCGATGAACAAGTGATGCACAAGCACAGCGTGCTGAGTTGCAATTCGGAATTTGACACGACGcggacaaaagtattgagacGCCTGGCCATTacacaaaacaggaagtgaaaattGAAAACTCTGACGgtattgggcggcacggtggccccagctgttaagtgttggcctcacagttcagaggtgcAGGGTTCGAttacggccccgcctgtgtggggttttgcatgttcaacccgtgcctgtgtgggttttgtccaggcactccggtttcctcctacatcctaaaaacatgcaacattaattagagactctaaattgccccttggtttgattgtgagtgtgactgttgtctgtcgctatgtgccctgcgattggctggcaaccagttcagggtgtaccccgcctcgtaaccgttgacagctgggatagggtccagcagtcccctgacccttgtgaggataagcgactgagaaaatggatggatgatggtaTTGGTCATTCCTTTTCAGCTACCAAACAATAGAATTGTCCATAATGTCTTGGTAACggaatttatttatatttaattatcTTAAATAccactattgaaaaaaaattcaaatgtcatCATTTTCTGAATGacttgaaaatccatccatccattttctttgccgcttatcctcacgagggtcatgaggagtgctggagcctataggCTGTGaacgggtaggaggtggggtacactcagaacaggttgccagccaatcgcagggcacatagagacaaacagccgcagtcacaatcacacatgggggctatttagagtgtccaattaatgtttcatgtttttttggggggacgagggaggaaaccggagtgcccagagaaaacccacacaggtacggggagaatatgcaaactccacacagtcggggccgagatcgaaccagagtcctcaaaactgtgaggccaacgctttaccacctgagccACTGTACCGCCACGACTtgtacaatccatccatccatccatccatccatccatccattttcttagctgcttttcctcacgagcgtcatgggagtgctggagccgatcccagctgtcaaggggcaggaggcgggatacaccctatactggttgccagccaatcacagggcacatgaagacaaccagccgcactcacaatcacacctcggggcagtttagagtgtccaattaatgttgcatgtttttttgggatgtggaaggaaaccggagtgcctgtagaaaacccatccaggcacggggagaacatgcaaaatccagacaggcgcggccgggatcgaacccgggtcctcggaactgtgaggccaacgctttaccagctgatccaccatgctgctacGACTTGTACaagtaaattgaaaaaatattggaGGGGAAATacgtttaaaatgaaaatacatcacATGAGCGGCAAAcgacaatgcacaccaccaacaaAGTTGCTGTCATTTTGCGACACGACATTAAGacatttcaggcttcatttACTTGTCTTTAACATGTAAATATACAACAGTCTTGGAAAATATAAAACGCAAaacagaatgtaaagaaattgaTTGTTTTTATGAACTACAACAAAGTCAAAAGTCCCACCCATATCCAGCTGTTTAAAGTAGAAAACAGCGACTCACAACATGTTCACTGAGCCACAAGAAACGTGCAAAGCGGTAAATTACGTTATGActgttaactttttgaaaatcagAAAGAAAAAGCAGCTCACCATCCTGCTGCACTTCCTCATCACAACTTTCCTTCTGTTTGGTGTAGTCCAGCGTATACGTCAGCCCGTTACAACCACGCGTTCTCACGCCAACTTTCAATCCAATCtgggaaaaaacaaatccacaaaaaaatttacaaaaaaaaattttaaaaattctatAAAGATTCATACAAATTTCACAAAATATAAACGCATTAGAGTACTCACATATTCGGGCTTGTCCTCCAACAAACTTCGGATCTTGTTCACTGCAGATGGTGTCTgcaataaaattaatatttcgTACTCAACAATACCAAACAAGTtcccattccaaaaaaaaaaaagtacacttagACATTATCATCACCTATGTCAATAAACTCtgattgtttttcttggtaTCATTTCCTCATTTAGATAGCTAGCATGTCtttatttcagaatgtttattaTTCTGGTCACAGCTGTATTGCACCGGACTACATCATTCTAAATGTCATTTCACTATTTTATTTATAGTccccaaatgtttttcatacTTGAGCACAAATCAATTTTGTGTTCAGTGTCACCATCGGGGATTTAATTATCTGGCTACATGTTGTTAGCATTAGATACAATCATCCTATCTCCACttcgtggggggaaaaaatgcatatttgttgATCCAtcgaaaaaaatgaagttatcCGTAAAGACTCGCATTACCGATGTTTATTTCCTTGTAAAATGTGGATTATAATTTGCGTTTATGCACAGACTAAAagcaaacaaattaaaacaaaaattatgaaGCAACAAATTACGCGATGTGACGACAGCCACTTGCTGGAACCTCGTGTCATTACTTCCACGCCTGTGACGTTGagataaaaacataaattcGAAGTGAATACCTTGGAAACAACGTGTattatattcattttaaaaagtgaaagcTTGACAGGACATTTCCGCATTGTGGATTAGTGAGTTTGGCAGTTCGACAAGTGAACTGCGAATGGTGTTATAACATAGCCCGAGAAGCTTATGTAGCATAGCTAGGACTCACTCAAGAGTTTCGCGGCGTAAGTCACAAAACAGTCACGTATAATTACGAACCACTCCGCATGTATTTAATAGCAAAGATTTAAGAACTTACCAAAGTAAGTGGAGCTCTTGTTGGAAGTATCTTTCTTTTACTGACCGCTCGGACGGTCGCTCGAACCAAGGAGGCAGACATGTTGGACAAGTTCACATCATAACAATGGACTGCGCATGCGCGTGAAATATGGCTGGCTCATTTGATAACCATGACGGTAGCTTTATGATGTGAATGTCTTCATTTCGTATTGCTTCGAAACATGTTGTgtgagtgttgttgttttttgtttgtgtatgtttgtgtgtgtagttgTCCGCTTCCAATATTCGTTGTTCTCACACGTTAGACTTGGTCAAGTTTCTATTGTGAAAAAAAGATACGCGTTGCTGTGACGTCATGGATCGTCACCCTCATTTTGACCAATGGCGTTAGTAGATGAAGTCATATAACATGTTTAGCTACAACGTGacgttttttttagaaaagcaaaaataaaaacatctatttttaaaaatgtggaccACGATCTAGTTGATCTAGTAAtatttaaagcctttttttaaccaaatgaaGAATAGCTGCAATTATTTCACAGGTTGAACGATATCATTACAAAACTTCTGAATGTTAACAATGAATGACTAATGACTAAGAACTACGGACATTGAAATGAGCATATTTGAAAcggtttgttaaaaaaatgtgaatgcagCTCGTGGCTTTGTGTAGGATAAGAAATGAATATTTAAGAGTTGGGAAAAATATCATGAATGGGTGACAATCTTAATATCTGTCAATGGGTTGATTAATCAATAACTACTGGAAATCTATTATCATATTAACCGGCATATATTCTGATATCGATTGTTGAGTGGCATGAGTATCTCTGGGCTACTGCATCCCcctcaataaataataaatgtacaataacttcttttcctttcggcttgccccatAGTAACAATAAATATCAGATTTCTGTAGTCCATTATTAATCTTGGGTTGAATCAAAAAAAGACTTTTGCTGACATTTGCTTTGTAAAACtatgatttttaacaaaaacttTATTCTGAGTGACTGTTTAGGTGTATTCACAGTAGTGTATCGGATTGCgaatgcaacaaaaacaaccgtgataataaaacatacagtagaCGAATTAGGATAGAGTAAGTTTGAAtgcattaaaaattaatttattgaCTCTGGACTGGAATtcagtaaaagtaagtttctttcggcttgtccctttcggggtcgccacagcgtgtcatctcagatgaacgcacatatgtttggcacaatttttacgccggatgcccttcctgacgcagtaCATCAACATTATTGGTTGTCAGACTTTGGCGGTAAGTCGGATTCGTTTCCAGTAAGCATTGGATTCAACCATTTGTGTAGTCAGGACCAGCGAGACAGTTCTGCTGACCTAAACACATTCAGAAGCACTGACCTCCATTTACAATTTACAACGTATTAATTTATTAGCAACAATATATTGTATTCATGTCATGCCTTGTCTGTCTCCGAGAGGAAGCTCAAACAGGATGGGGCCGAAGAATGAGCCTTGAGGGACACCGTAGCAGGACAGACTCTGAAGACCAACCACAgaatcatgtacagtatttgatacAGTGCTATGAAGAAGTATTGTCCACCTTCtaaaattcttatatttttgtataGTTCCCTCACTTTAATGTTTCTGAACATTAAACATTATTAGCGCAGATGTCGCCACACACTGATCAACTAAAGGGTTTTTCTGCCGCATGGGCCCGCGTGTGTATGACCATGTTGACTTTTTGAGTGAATCTTTTCCCGCACACAGAGCAACTGAAGGGcttttctcccgtgtgtgttctcatgtgtaTGATCATGGTCGATTTGGCAGAGAACGTTTTACCACACGTTAAACAGCTAAAGGGTTTCTCTCCCGTGTGCCTTCTCATGTGTATTTCCAGATTTCCTTTTCGAGAGGACGTTGCGCCGCAAATTGAGCAACTgaagggtttttctcccgtgtgtattttcatgtgcGATACCATGTGATGCCTTAAAGAAAAGGTTTTGCCACAAGTTGAACAACTgaagggtttttctcccgtgtgtgttcTCAAGTGCGATAGCAGACGATGCCTTTCGGAGAAGGTTTTACCACACGTCGAGCAAAGAAAGGCTTTTTCCCCCgtgtgcgttctcatgtgtTTTACCATGTTAAGTTCAAGCGCAAAATCTTTCCCGCACGATGGGCAACgaaagggtttttctccagtgtgcgttctcatgtgAGATTCCAGCGTCTTCTTTTGAGAGAACGCCTTACCACAAAATGAGCAGCGAAAGGAAGTTTGACCCGTGTGTTTTTTCATGTGTGATTTCATGTATTCCTTTTGAGAGAATGTCTTATCGCAAGTTGAGCAactaaaaggtttttctcctgtgtgtattttcatgtgtcTAATCATGGGCCTGTTCTGTGCAAATTTTTTACCACAAACGGAGCAGCTGAAATATTCGCTCTGTGTgagacatctattttttttagagGTTTTCTTGCTAAGCGAGGGCTCCTTTTCAGAACATGTCGACTGCTTGTCGTCATCTTGACGGTCTGCATCGGTCCTGGAGCGTTCATCTATGTCATCGCTGTCTGACAGTGGGGCTAAGAGGTTGCCCAGTGGTCCTCCTCCACTCGGACTGTGATGCTGAATCTGTGAGGACTCAGGTGGTTCGTCTTCATCGTCTTTAAACTTCACAGAGACGACATTCAGCTGCAAATTCCTGACATCAGTCTGCTCCTCTTCCTGCTTAAAGTGAAGCTGCTCTggatcttcctcttcttctttaacgTGGGGGGACTGCGGATCCtcttcatcttcactcttcactGAGATGCCAGTCAGTGGCAACTTGCTAACATCAGCCTGGTTAGGGGGCTGTGAATTGTCCTGCCCTAAACTGGAGCCCCGACATTGCAACCGAGAGGCAAGATCGAATTGACGACCAATCAGCTGCTGGATACCTGCAAGACACAAGCAGCCCCGTACACAGTTtagctcacaagggtcaaataTACCATGTGATAGGGTATGACTGCTGagattttttattgttttcgaAAAAATCAAACCAGTGGGCACAAATACATTGAATGTGAACATGAGGAGAAAATTAAGATTTCATCACAGTGAAACAATTTTCAACTGGgcaaaatattatataattgcaAATGGTGTAATTCCTTAAATGTAAACAATGCCAGGAGACGGTCTCCAAATGTGGAGAAACTGCTGATAAAAAGAAGACAGCTTGATAGGTAGCCACAGTGGGTGTGCAGAACCTCTGGCATACACCTACTTGGCATTATGGTTAGTTCTAGTAGGTTCTTATGCGCCAGATAAATTTGCCCGTTTGATCGTCTGTTTTGCCTCGCACTTGTTTTGCCCCATAATTATTTCTGGTTTTGCCTTCGTCATACTATAGTCTTTTCCTGTGTAGATTAGACTGTTGTTATGTTTCTATTCAGTTCTCCGTTCTTGTGTAGTCCAGTaattgattcctttttttttaaaaaaaaaatatgtatctccTTTCCAGTATTTAGGGGTTTTCTTTGCGGTAATTCTTCTCGTTATTTGTCtctactgctgtttttttttcaattgctgCTCTTGCAACACCTCTAGTTGCAACTCTTTGCATTAGTGTTTTTGCTCTTTATCTGGTATGTTTTGATTAATGTCGTTCACGCCGTTCTTCTCCTTACGTAGATGTTGTGTTTGTAATGACTATCTTTGCTCACGTTTTTTGTGCACCCTTGGttgaataaataattatttgctcTGCTGGTTCCGCTTTGGGGTTCCAAGTTCTGGACAAGAGATCGCGTCATCTCATGCAATGATTTTCAAACTGATCTTTGAACTAAATCTCAGAACACACCGAGAAGCTAAATTACTACAAAGAATGGATACAGCTCTCAATTACAGTACAGGTAGGTACTTTCTGCCGATTTCCAGTTCTCCCAATTGCCATATCTATTACAACAATGATTCATAaacgtttcaattttttttcattgtgatcCATTAGAGGGTGATAAAGAATGGCCAATTACAATTACATACTGGAGGCAACTCCTTCAAAGCTGCCCGAATCTGAGCTTTGTTCTTTACAAGTCTCATCTGCTAGTCGACAAATCCCCCTTCACGTGCATTTAGTTGTGATTGTCCGAAGTGAAAGGTTGCTGTGCGTTTCCGTGACCACATTTGGAAGCCACGGCTGATGTGAACGGACCTCTGCTAAGCAACTGCGCCGTCTCAGCAGCTTCCTGCACTCGCTCGTTTTCCTCCCTGGCTCGGCAAACTTGCTTCTCCTGCGACGCCATCGTCCTTTCAAAGAGCACTTCGATTCCCCCGGCAGCGGTAGTAAGTTCCTCGGTCTAACCCAttcgttttatgttttttttgtttttttattgcgtTTTCCCCTCTCGAGTTTGGACTGTGGTGAGTTTTGTTCTTCTTTAGTTCGATCAATAGCGGGTGGAAGTCAGTGTTTGGTTAAACTACTGCCATCTAGTGTCTTGGAGTGCAGCTCTGTCTGACCCCGTGAGACAATTTGATTTCCAccttgaataaaaatgaattctCAAATCTAGCTGCTCAATATTGAGCGCGATGCTCATGGgaaactttttccttttttaatcgtggttttcttttctcttctttctttaaaaaaaaaacccctgttCTGTTGCTGTACtaaaaattcagttttcttttattatttaataacacaatgaaaaaagtCAGCATGCATTCTTTTtacataataaatacaaaaaaattaaaactgaagGCTTTTTCAGACTTCAAAGGGCCGCCATTTTGCGACAGTATGAACGGCAGCTCAAAAACAGCATGGGAAGAAAGATAGCTCCACGGATTAGAATCAAAATGGTCTTTAaagcaaagggggaaaaaatatgtaaaaagaaaaatagctgtgcatggaagttttttttaattattatttttggtttatGGACAATGTGTACATGTGAAGGAACAGGACAGGAACAGAATTTTACACCTGATTTAGCAGGTAGCTAATTTccacttatccatccattttctttgccgcttatcctcacaagggtcccggggactgctggagcctatcccaactgtcaataggcgggaggcggggtacaccttgaactggttgccagctaatcacagggcacatggagacagatagcagtcgcactcccaatcacacttttaggggcaatttggagtgtccaattaatgttgcatgtttttgggatgtgggaggaaaccggagtgcagcggaggaaacccaggcaggcacacaaactccacacgggcgggtccgggattgaacccgggacctcagaactgtgaggctaacgctttaccagctgatccaccgtgccgcccatttatgatatatgactaaGAAATTTAGAACAGATTGtcacaaaaatcacggaagacGATTTGCCAccacgggccacgtaaaatcatgtgccgggccagatctggcccccgggccttgtgtttgacacctgtgctctaaacaCAAAGTAGTGCTTCAGTTTCTCCGTAAAGCCCCAAGCACATCACAAACACCCAAAACACACTGAAAGACTCCAATGAATCATCTTTACAGGCGATTTGTCGTTTACCGCGTGATTCATCATCTCTTCGGAATACAATTCAATAAAAACGAGATATGGC
Proteins encoded in this window:
- the isca1 gene encoding iron-sulfur cluster assembly 1 homolog, mitochondrial → MSASLVRATVRAVSKRKILPTRAPLTLTPSAVNKIRSLLEDKPEYIGLKVGVRTRGCNGLTYTLDYTKQKESCDEEVQQDGVRVFIAKKAQLTLLGTEMDFVESKLSSEFVFNNPNIKGTCGCGESFNI
- the LOC133498849 gene encoding zinc finger protein 888-like; its protein translation is MASHEQADVCGTRGKDEQIRDGRATLAVLRIGDVWGGSTFAQEQPGTFDFEEQEEGPQAPCFKREVPETQLSGVEDDSRGPHHCIKEEAEDPQPSHIKEEDDGAQVLRIKEEEDVPEQSHIKKEEEETDITKLPLKPVSMKSDNVEEEPLERSPRQLHSPSGDQCGGPPPERLSTPLLDTDDIETLRSNTDPSEKGLRDTVSALEEHTTGQATTQMREKPHRCSVCNKGFVHESVLLRHARKHMGEKPCCSVCGKGFNTISEKNKHVKRHTGEKTFSCLVCGKRFINNAGVVSHMRIHTGEKPFCCSVCGKSFSHSSSMVSHMRTHTGEKPFSCPSCGKAFSQRSNLVSHLKTHTGEKPHSCLVCGKMFSLNTKMAVHMRIHTGEKPIRCSLCDRTFSYRTSMVAHMMTHTGEKPFSCSSCDRAFSHKSSLVAHTRTHTKEKSVSCSVCGKSYARRTHLTAHMRKHNTENVLQDDESRGKRQIACKDDSLESFSVFWTEELTTAAGGIEVLFERTMASQEKQVCRAREENERVQEAAETAQLLSRGIQQLIGRQFDLASRLQCRGSSLGQDNSQPPNQADVSKLPLTGISVKSEDEEDPQSPHVKEEEEDPEQLHFKQEEEQTDVRNLQLNVVSVKFKDDEDEPPESSQIQHHSPSGGGPLGNLLAPLSDSDDIDERSRTDADRQDDDKQSTCSEKEPSLSKKTSKKNRCLTQSEYFSCSVCGKKFAQNRPMIRHMKIHTGEKPFSCSTCDKTFSQKEYMKSHMKKHTGQTSFRCSFCGKAFSQKKTLESHMRTHTGEKPFRCPSCGKDFALELNMVKHMRTHTGEKAFLCSTCGKTFSERHRLLSHLRTHTGEKPFSCSTCGKTFSLRHHMVSHMKIHTGEKPFSCSICGATSSRKGNLEIHMRRHTGEKPFSCLTCGKTFSAKSTMIIHMRTHTGEKPFSCSVCGKRFTQKVNMVIHTRAHAAEKPFS